The Pyrobaculum sp. 3827-6 genome has a segment encoding these proteins:
- a CDS encoding homoserine kinase, producing MRAPSTSANLGAGFDVVAVAHDAYVAEAYVKVGSGCGVDVKFRGFDPGGDNTVVRAFRRFFELTGVCRGVEVEVVNHIPVARGLGSSGASAVAALAGFIRETGMRVDPRLVVEAAGFGEAAAAGSPHFDNVAGAALGGAVVLTSLSPVDFVKFTPRLTFVVGVPDVPPMPNKTKMMREVLPRAVEFRTYVRQISRVASLVAGFALSDPRLVARGMEDEVVEAARAPLVPGYHRARRYALEAGALGFALSGAGPSVITLVLDRDADAVKSAVARAYAEEGLRAEVKVAAVAEGALSQT from the coding sequence ATGAGGGCCCCGTCTACTAGCGCTAATCTCGGGGCTGGTTTCGACGTGGTTGCGGTGGCGCACGACGCCTACGTGGCTGAGGCGTATGTCAAGGTGGGGTCTGGCTGCGGCGTGGATGTGAAGTTTCGGGGGTTTGATCCTGGCGGGGATAACACGGTGGTCCGGGCTTTTCGGCGGTTTTTCGAGCTTACTGGGGTGTGCCGGGGGGTGGAGGTGGAGGTGGTTAACCACATCCCCGTCGCCAGGGGGCTTGGGAGTAGCGGCGCCTCGGCGGTGGCGGCCCTGGCGGGTTTTATAAGAGAGACTGGCATGAGGGTTGACCCGCGGCTGGTGGTGGAGGCGGCTGGCTTCGGCGAGGCGGCGGCGGCGGGGAGTCCTCATTTTGACAACGTGGCGGGGGCGGCACTCGGGGGGGCCGTTGTGCTAACCTCGCTGTCTCCCGTGGATTTTGTCAAGTTTACGCCTAGGCTCACCTTCGTGGTGGGGGTGCCGGACGTGCCCCCCATGCCTAACAAGACTAAGATGATGCGGGAGGTCCTGCCGCGGGCGGTGGAGTTCCGCACCTATGTGAGGCAGATTTCGAGAGTGGCGTCGCTGGTGGCCGGCTTCGCCTTGTCCGACCCCAGGCTGGTGGCGAGGGGAATGGAGGACGAGGTGGTGGAGGCGGCCAGGGCGCCTCTGGTGCCGGGGTACCACAGAGCGAGGAGATACGCACTGGAGGCGGGGGCCCTGGGCTTCGCCCTCTCAGGCGCGGGGCCCTCCGTCATCACCCTCGTGCTGGACAGAGACGCCGACGCCGTGAAAAGCGCCGTGGCGAGGGCATACGCAGAGGAGGGGCTGAGGGCCGAGGTAAAGGTGGCGGCCGTGGCCGAAGGCGCCCTGTCCCAGACCTAG
- a CDS encoding PIN domain-containing protein — translation MRLEEAFTVLPVTNEVVEVAADVFAQLKKRGTAVSENDIYIAATATAHGLPLLTRDRDYLKIGEVAPALRLYLVD, via the coding sequence ATGAGGCTTGAGGAGGCGTTCACTGTGCTCCCCGTAACAAACGAGGTGGTGGAGGTGGCCGCCGACGTCTTCGCCCAGCTGAAGAAAAGAGGCACAGCGGTGAGTGAAAACGACATATACATAGCGGCGACCGCCACCGCCCACGGGCTCCCCCTATTGACAAGAGACAGAGACTACCTGAAAATTGGGGAGGTGGCCCCGGCGCTACGCCTCTACCTAGTTGACTAG
- a CDS encoding DUF402 domain-containing protein — MYRLRIRGIYATALTKLALDWGFKVVQPTEKIAKRLAIERDVSPPDATVKDHESKTGIMVVGKCEAVEAFLERLSQYADPFIARARAGAKEVFAGRAVGEAAVEGPGGEVYEVPSRYLLTPGSAGVYTVAKPPIGPHRGVAVPEIAIDGEYIELNTTGRVTYSEHIPPEDRLRLRILAESRLRQYATLGLRFKSSARYADEEALAREAESLYQELLTLSKGGAPGEVLRRGSCLAIALFDKWGKERLDEARGSVVPTTRGHHALRAQGIGRCVDLLDYVGGDVYEKASEYLAQGEVAIYHVKPWGDVVKMRGESIGVRGGVLVVKRLLKPGGVLDGIGVEIGKGYYALTCIPRGAGYVVHTYYTPDGKPVGTYINLNTEPEWGRRIYYIDLLVDKAVTQQEEKILDLEEFKKYAAFFPRRLKEPLAHEPAGRPQCTENGLVDISGR, encoded by the coding sequence GTGTACCGCCTGAGGATTAGGGGTATCTACGCCACCGCGCTGACCAAACTGGCCCTGGACTGGGGCTTCAAGGTGGTGCAGCCCACCGAAAAGATCGCAAAACGCCTCGCTATTGAAAGGGACGTGTCTCCGCCGGACGCCACGGTTAAGGACCACGAGTCTAAGACGGGGATCATGGTGGTGGGGAAGTGCGAGGCAGTGGAGGCCTTTCTAGAGAGGCTCTCTCAATACGCCGACCCCTTTATCGCCAGGGCTAGGGCAGGCGCGAAGGAGGTATTCGCCGGGAGGGCGGTGGGCGAGGCGGCGGTGGAGGGCCCCGGAGGCGAGGTGTACGAAGTGCCTAGCCGCTACCTCCTCACGCCGGGGTCCGCTGGCGTATACACAGTGGCGAAGCCGCCCATCGGCCCCCACAGAGGGGTGGCGGTGCCAGAGATCGCCATCGACGGCGAGTACATCGAGCTGAACACCACGGGCAGGGTGACATACAGCGAGCACATCCCCCCGGAGGACAGGCTAAGGCTGAGGATACTCGCAGAGTCCCGGCTGAGGCAGTACGCCACCCTCGGGCTGAGATTCAAGTCATCGGCCCGATACGCCGACGAGGAGGCCCTGGCCCGTGAGGCTGAGTCCCTCTACCAAGAGCTCCTGACGCTTTCAAAAGGCGGGGCGCCCGGCGAGGTGCTGAGGCGCGGGAGCTGCCTCGCGATCGCCCTCTTCGACAAGTGGGGCAAGGAGAGGCTGGACGAGGCCAGAGGCTCGGTTGTCCCAACGACTAGGGGGCACCACGCCCTCAGGGCCCAGGGGATTGGGAGATGCGTAGACCTCCTCGACTACGTCGGCGGCGACGTGTACGAAAAGGCGTCAGAGTACTTGGCGCAGGGCGAGGTGGCGATTTACCACGTAAAGCCCTGGGGCGACGTGGTGAAGATGAGGGGGGAGTCCATAGGCGTGAGGGGCGGAGTCCTGGTGGTGAAGAGGTTGCTCAAGCCGGGGGGCGTGCTGGACGGAATCGGCGTCGAGATCGGCAAGGGCTACTACGCGCTGACGTGCATACCCCGCGGCGCCGGGTATGTGGTCCACACCTACTACACCCCCGACGGGAAGCCGGTCGGCACATACATCAACCTCAACACCGAACCCGAGTGGGGCCGCCGCATATACTACATCGACCTCCTCGTCGACAAGGCCGTGACTCAGCAAGAGGAGAAGATCCTCGACCTCGAAGAATTTAAGAAATACGCCGCGTTTTTCCCACGGCGTCTAAAGGAGCCCCTAGCCCACGAGCCAGCCGGGAGGCCCCAGTGCACCGAGAACGGGCTAGTCGACATCTCCGGCCGGTAG
- a CDS encoding type II toxin-antitoxin system VapC family toxin codes for MENEARVFYLDTSAIVKRYVFEKHSDYVVELYDSSLDGEVELSFSLWNVGEILGVFDRYLRRGVLT; via the coding sequence ATGGAGAATGAGGCAAGAGTCTTCTATCTAGACACCAGCGCCATTGTGAAGAGGTATGTTTTTGAGAAGCACAGCGACTACGTGGTGGAGCTGTACGACTCTTCGCTAGACGGCGAGGTGGAGCTCAGCTTCTCACTTTGGAACGTGGGGGAGATCCTCGGCGTTTTCGACCGCTACCTGAGGCGCGGCGTGCTGACATAG
- a CDS encoding ATP-binding cassette domain-containing protein, producing the protein MSLVLEKVSVSVGGRLLLTDISLALSRGGVFYILGPNGAGKSSLLKAVMGIPGYNVVGGRVLLNGEDVTGLKPCDRAARGLALAFQTPPRLQGVKVGTLLRHICRKSGCDPHEVAKVVEVEHLLDREVGKLSGGEGKRVELATVIAQRPKVALIDEPDSGVDVESLAVVGRGLRALAETAALLVVTHSAHIARHLPPTRVCVLHGGGLRRCGGREVIEEVFSYGFSKLV; encoded by the coding sequence ATGTCTCTTGTGTTAGAAAAAGTATCGGTATCTGTAGGGGGGCGTCTTCTGCTTACTGACATATCTCTAGCGCTTTCTAGAGGCGGTGTGTTCTACATACTGGGGCCCAACGGGGCGGGGAAGTCATCGCTTCTCAAGGCTGTGATGGGCATTCCAGGTTATAACGTGGTGGGGGGCCGCGTCTTGTTAAACGGCGAGGATGTAACTGGGCTGAAGCCTTGTGATAGAGCGGCTAGGGGCCTCGCCCTCGCCTTCCAAACCCCGCCGAGGCTCCAGGGGGTAAAGGTGGGCACACTCCTCCGCCACATCTGTAGGAAAAGTGGGTGCGACCCCCACGAGGTGGCGAAGGTGGTTGAGGTTGAACATTTACTAGATCGGGAGGTTGGGAAGCTCTCCGGAGGCGAGGGGAAGAGGGTTGAGCTAGCCACAGTCATTGCACAGAGGCCTAAGGTGGCCCTAATCGACGAGCCGGACAGCGGCGTGGACGTGGAGAGCCTCGCCGTGGTGGGGAGGGGGCTCAGAGCCTTGGCGGAGACAGCGGCGCTTCTAGTAGTGACCCACAGCGCCCATATTGCTAGGCACCTCCCTCCAACTCGGGTATGCGTTCTCCACGGCGGGGGTCTTAGGAGGTGCGGGGGGCGGGAGGTCATCGAGGAGGTGTTTAGCTATGGCTTCTCAAAGCTGGTTTGA
- a CDS encoding SufD family Fe-S cluster assembly protein: MASQSWFEEVRHKARSALDKPAPYGPDIDVTAFGEGRGLLEEEAVASVAGRVGVSTAATAFYIQADNAYFRYLSRIPGVEVYRLEEFVEEYRDVARDYLWRLVPPHLDKYTAAAALRGVGGYVIRVKSGVKVSEPILACLSIVRGGLQAPHNVVIVEEGAEAVVYTGCAIAPEAVGLHVGISEFYVMKGARLRFIMVHSWNKAAHVRPRTGVLVEEGGEYVEYYANLASVKTLQTSPRIVLKEGARAHSVSVVLGLGDAVIDIGTVASLEGRDAGVELATRAIAAGSSTVTMRALVEAWGPARGHVECSGLLMSERANIVTIPQLAARHSDAALTHEASIGRLAEEEINYLMAKGFTYEEAVSLLVRGFVTTDIHKYLPEQARRYVENIEKLITEKAM; encoded by the coding sequence ATGGCTTCTCAAAGCTGGTTTGAGGAGGTTAGGCACAAGGCAAGGAGCGCGCTGGATAAACCGGCGCCGTACGGGCCGGATATTGACGTGACGGCCTTTGGAGAGGGGCGGGGCCTCTTGGAGGAGGAGGCGGTTGCCTCAGTTGCGGGGCGCGTGGGGGTTTCCACAGCGGCGACCGCGTTTTACATACAGGCGGACAACGCCTACTTTAGATACCTAAGCAGAATACCCGGCGTCGAGGTGTATAGATTAGAGGAGTTTGTAGAGGAGTACAGAGACGTGGCGAGGGACTACCTCTGGCGCCTAGTGCCGCCGCACCTGGATAAATACACCGCGGCGGCCGCCTTGAGGGGGGTGGGGGGTTACGTCATAAGAGTAAAGAGCGGCGTCAAGGTGAGCGAGCCAATCCTCGCATGTCTCTCTATTGTGAGGGGAGGCCTCCAGGCGCCTCACAACGTGGTTATAGTAGAGGAGGGGGCCGAGGCGGTGGTCTACACCGGGTGCGCCATTGCGCCGGAGGCGGTGGGTCTTCACGTGGGTATTTCCGAGTTCTACGTGATGAAAGGGGCCAGGCTTAGGTTTATCATGGTCCACAGCTGGAACAAGGCGGCTCACGTAAGGCCCAGGACCGGCGTCCTCGTTGAGGAGGGCGGCGAGTATGTAGAGTACTACGCCAACCTCGCCTCCGTGAAGACGCTCCAGACAAGTCCCCGGATTGTGCTGAAAGAGGGGGCCAGAGCCCACTCCGTCTCCGTGGTGCTGGGCCTGGGAGACGCGGTGATTGATATAGGCACCGTGGCCTCGCTTGAGGGACGGGACGCCGGCGTGGAGCTGGCGACAAGGGCCATCGCCGCTGGGTCCTCTACGGTGACGATGAGGGCCTTGGTGGAGGCGTGGGGCCCGGCGAGGGGCCACGTGGAGTGTAGCGGACTGCTGATGTCGGAGCGGGCCAATATCGTGACCATCCCGCAGCTGGCCGCCCGCCACAGCGACGCCGCACTGACCCACGAGGCCTCCATCGGGAGGCTGGCCGAGGAGGAGATCAACTACCTAATGGCCAAGGGCTTCACCTACGAGGAGGCCGTGTCGCTACTAGTCCGCGGCTTCGTCACCACAGACATCCACAAATACCTCCCGGAGCAGGCGAGGCGCTATGTGGAAAATATTGAAAAACTAATAACCGAAAAAGCCATGTGA
- a CDS encoding 7-carboxy-7-deazaguanine synthase QueE: MRVLEIFASLQGEGVNIGKPAAFVRLAGCPIRCTYCDTKYSWDYGAGVEMGVDDVVRKAASLGVTGHVVVTGGEPLIWLGRGLEDLVCRLRELGAVEVETSGVYPPSAGLDRCVDYYDVSPKLSNAGVRAPLHPLYATSPKAWFKFVVRDEGDVEEAAAYVEARGIPRGRVFLMPMAETPEEHAAVLRRIWDAALRHGLRVTPRLHIAAWGNARGR; encoded by the coding sequence ATGAGGGTCTTGGAGATCTTCGCCTCCCTCCAGGGAGAGGGGGTGAACATAGGCAAGCCCGCGGCGTTTGTGAGGCTGGCGGGGTGCCCCATACGGTGCACCTACTGCGACACGAAGTACTCCTGGGACTACGGGGCTGGGGTGGAGATGGGCGTCGACGACGTTGTGAGAAAGGCGGCCTCTCTGGGGGTTACTGGCCACGTCGTGGTGACGGGCGGGGAGCCGCTGATATGGCTGGGGAGGGGGCTGGAGGACCTCGTGTGCAGGCTCAGGGAGCTCGGCGCCGTGGAGGTCGAGACAAGCGGAGTCTACCCCCCAAGCGCCGGGCTAGACCGGTGCGTGGATTACTACGACGTGTCCCCCAAGCTGTCCAACGCGGGGGTGAGGGCCCCCCTCCACCCCCTCTACGCCACAAGCCCCAAGGCGTGGTTTAAATTCGTGGTCCGGGACGAGGGGGACGTGGAGGAAGCCGCCGCCTACGTCGAGGCCCGGGGGATACCCCGGGGGCGGGTCTTCCTTATGCCTATGGCCGAGACCCCCGAGGAGCACGCCGCAGTGCTCAGAAGGATATGGGACGCGGCTCTGAGACACGGCCTAAGAGTGACCCCCCGCCTCCACATAGCGGCGTGGGGCAACGCGAGGGGGAGATAA